From the Prosthecobacter dejongeii genome, one window contains:
- a CDS encoding DUF456 domain-containing protein, translating to MIEWLTSSWDAFAQFFTSIPFEVMGVWTLTGCLLFVGLIGSVVPLLPGPFLIFIAGILHTFLRPESAMSWQGIVLLSILLVLAYVVDMAAGAMGARWFGASRWGIAGVFVGGIVGLFFAPLGFIVGPLAGGLLFELVFAKKRMAPAVKSTWGTLLGTGVGLIARLGISIAMIATVLVDALWW from the coding sequence ATGATTGAGTGGCTCACTTCATCCTGGGATGCCTTTGCCCAGTTTTTCACCAGCATCCCATTTGAAGTCATGGGCGTGTGGACGCTCACAGGTTGCCTCCTTTTCGTCGGGCTCATCGGCTCCGTGGTGCCGCTGCTTCCGGGGCCTTTCTTGATTTTTATCGCAGGCATCCTGCACACCTTTCTGCGGCCAGAGTCTGCCATGAGCTGGCAGGGCATCGTGCTGCTCTCCATCCTCCTGGTACTGGCCTACGTGGTGGACATGGCAGCCGGGGCCATGGGCGCACGCTGGTTTGGCGCTAGCCGCTGGGGCATCGCGGGAGTTTTTGTCGGCGGTATCGTGGGGCTGTTTTTTGCCCCACTGGGGTTCATCGTCGGCCCCTTGGCGGGCGGGCTGCTGTTTGAGCTGGTCTTTGCCAAAAAACGCATGGCCCCGGCGGTGAAGTCCACCTGGGGCACGCTGCTGGGCACGGGGGTCGGGCTCATCGCCCGGCTGGGCATCAGCATCGCCATGATTGCGACGGTGCTGGTGGATGCCCTCTGGTGGTAG
- a CDS encoding nitroreductase family protein: MSLPSLTDTTALIRHRRSIKPVDMDAARPVDAPLLTELIENATWAPNHGLTEPWHFHVFSEAARQGLADNLRRIYQQTTPASEFREDKLKKMGDNPLLAPVIIACVMQRNGGAKIPEQEELEAISCALQNLMLSATAAGLGSFWSSPPLLDTAEFQTWLGIRPEDRCVGLIYLGWPRTGLNWPRSVRQPVETKISWHHD, translated from the coding sequence ATGAGTTTGCCCTCCCTCACAGACACCACGGCTTTGATCCGCCATCGTCGTTCCATCAAACCGGTGGACATGGATGCGGCGCGGCCGGTGGACGCCCCCCTTTTAACGGAGTTGATCGAAAATGCCACCTGGGCCCCCAATCACGGCCTGACGGAGCCGTGGCACTTCCATGTCTTCAGCGAGGCCGCCCGGCAGGGGCTGGCGGATAATCTGCGCCGCATCTACCAGCAGACCACGCCCGCCTCTGAATTCCGTGAAGATAAGCTGAAAAAAATGGGGGATAATCCCCTACTAGCCCCCGTCATCATCGCCTGCGTGATGCAGCGCAATGGCGGTGCCAAAATTCCGGAACAGGAGGAATTGGAGGCCATCTCCTGCGCGCTTCAAAACCTCATGCTCAGTGCCACAGCGGCTGGGCTGGGCTCTTTCTGGTCTTCCCCGCCATTGCTAGACACGGCGGAGTTTCAAACTTGGTTAGGCATCCGCCCAGAGGACCGCTGCGTGGGCCTGATTTACCTCGGCTGGCCACGGACGGGGCTGAACTGGCCACGCAGTGTACGCCAACCGGTAGAAACCAAAATTTCCTGGCATCATGATTGA
- a CDS encoding alkaline phosphatase family protein — translation MRLLTFLCLLPILATAAPRTEHVFVFSFDGGNPTIIQQAEMPNFKRLAAEGAHSWQANTIIPSKTLPSHTAMLTGVDIAKHGIDWNDYFPLRGTVKVPTAFSLTKAAHPDYITALFCGKIKFRHLWIKDSLDMFSCGSPYTYGPIPATEEKKLVPAPQVATQAAAYIVEKKPQLCFIHFPDADSAGHKYGWGSPEQMEAFKVCDAALGEVLAAIEKAGLTPSSTVILSADHGGRDKNHFDPVVNNTTIPWIIWGKGVKKQHAIAKKTIMTYDTAATVLTLLDVPLPAHFDGEPVLEALE, via the coding sequence ATGCGCTTGCTTACTTTCCTTTGCCTTCTCCCCATCCTTGCCACCGCAGCACCGCGCACGGAGCACGTCTTCGTTTTCAGTTTCGATGGAGGCAATCCGACCATCATCCAGCAGGCTGAAATGCCTAACTTCAAGCGACTCGCGGCGGAAGGTGCCCACTCCTGGCAGGCCAATACCATCATCCCTTCTAAGACCCTGCCCTCCCACACCGCCATGCTCACCGGGGTGGACATCGCCAAACACGGCATTGACTGGAATGACTACTTTCCCCTGCGCGGCACCGTGAAAGTGCCCACGGCTTTTTCCCTCACCAAGGCCGCTCACCCAGACTATATCACCGCCCTCTTCTGCGGAAAAATCAAATTCCGCCATCTCTGGATCAAAGACAGTCTGGACATGTTTAGCTGTGGCAGCCCCTACACCTACGGCCCCATCCCGGCCACAGAGGAGAAAAAACTGGTCCCAGCCCCCCAGGTTGCCACCCAGGCAGCCGCCTACATCGTGGAAAAGAAACCTCAGCTCTGCTTCATCCACTTTCCCGATGCCGACAGCGCCGGCCACAAATACGGCTGGGGCAGCCCCGAGCAGATGGAGGCCTTCAAGGTCTGCGATGCCGCCCTTGGCGAAGTCCTGGCCGCCATCGAAAAAGCCGGGCTCACCCCCAGCAGCACCGTCATCCTCAGCGCTGACCACGGAGGTCGTGATAAAAACCACTTCGACCCTGTGGTGAATAACACCACCATCCCCTGGATCATCTGGGGCAAAGGGGTGAAAAAACAGCACGCCATCGCGAAAAAGACCATCATGACCTATGACACCGCCGCCACCGTCCTGACTCTGCTGGACGTGCCGCTGCCCGCGCATTTCGATGGGGAGCCCGTGCTGGAGGCTCTGGAGTAA